The following proteins are encoded in a genomic region of Bacillus sp. FJAT-22090:
- a CDS encoding acyl-CoA dehydrogenase family protein, which yields MNFELTEEQVLLRKTVRQFVDSEIIPHIAKWEIEGAFDKGIWKRLADLGLMGVCVPEKYGGSGMDYNSLAIACEELERGDTAFRTAVSVHIGLNSMTLMQWATEEQKQKYLVPQAKGEKIGAFGLTEPGAGSDVAAMSTVAVLDGDHYVINGQKTWISLCDAADHFIVFAYTDKSKKHHGISAFIVERTMEGFSSKAIKGKYGIKSGNTGELFFENMRVPKENLLGKEGEGFKIAMSALDNGRFTVAAGAVGLSLACLEASVKYCHERETFGKEIGRHQLVQQMVAKMEAGLQMSRLLVYRVGELKNKGVRNTRETSLAKWQACDFANKAADDAVQIHGAYGYSDEYPVARYLRNSKAPVIYEGTREIHTIMQAEYVLGYREDKTLSHMLPKWPFEEE from the coding sequence ATGAATTTCGAATTAACGGAGGAACAAGTCCTTTTACGAAAAACAGTTCGTCAATTTGTAGATAGTGAAATCATTCCTCATATAGCCAAATGGGAAATAGAAGGTGCATTTGATAAAGGAATCTGGAAACGTCTAGCGGATCTTGGCTTAATGGGAGTTTGTGTTCCGGAGAAATACGGCGGAAGTGGAATGGATTATAATTCACTTGCGATTGCTTGCGAAGAACTAGAACGTGGTGACACAGCTTTTCGAACTGCCGTGTCGGTGCATATAGGACTTAATTCAATGACGCTTATGCAGTGGGCAACTGAAGAACAAAAGCAAAAATATTTAGTTCCCCAAGCAAAGGGAGAAAAAATAGGAGCCTTTGGATTAACAGAACCAGGTGCAGGTTCAGATGTAGCGGCCATGTCGACTGTTGCAGTGCTCGATGGGGATCACTATGTCATTAATGGGCAAAAAACATGGATATCATTATGTGATGCGGCTGATCATTTTATCGTCTTTGCCTATACGGATAAATCTAAAAAGCACCACGGTATAAGTGCTTTCATCGTAGAACGAACAATGGAAGGCTTCTCCTCCAAAGCAATTAAGGGGAAATACGGTATTAAATCCGGAAATACCGGTGAACTGTTTTTTGAAAATATGCGAGTGCCGAAAGAGAATCTTTTAGGAAAAGAAGGAGAAGGGTTTAAAATTGCTATGTCTGCTCTCGATAATGGAAGGTTTACGGTAGCAGCAGGAGCAGTAGGACTTTCTTTAGCTTGTTTAGAAGCAAGTGTTAAGTACTGTCATGAAAGAGAAACTTTTGGTAAGGAAATTGGAAGACATCAGCTCGTGCAACAAATGGTTGCGAAGATGGAAGCAGGACTTCAAATGAGCCGATTACTCGTTTACCGTGTAGGAGAGTTAAAAAACAAAGGTGTTCGTAATACACGTGAAACGTCACTTGCAAAATGGCAAGCATGCGACTTTGCAAATAAAGCTGCAGATGATGCTGTACAAATTCATGGTGCTTATGGGTATTCAGATGAATATCCAGTAGCGAGATATTTACGTAATTCCAAAGCACCTGTAATTTATGAAGGAACACGTGAAATCCATACCATTATGCAAGCGGAATATGTACTTGGCTACCGAGAAGATAAAACACTTTCTCATATGCTACCAAAATGGCCATTTGAAGAAGAGTGA
- a CDS encoding saccharopine dehydrogenase family protein, with amino-acid sequence MKVAVLGAGLMGKEAARDLVKSPNVEKVLLCDLDVGQATMFKERLQNSKIDVLRLDANDDANILQIMEKVDVVINALFYSFNEKVARLAVDAGVHSIDLGGHIGGATDTVLSLHEKAKQKGITLIPDLGVAPGMINILAGYGASKLDEVSGIHLYVGGIPVKPEGIFGYNIVFSLEGVFDHYTDPSHVIRDGKLQEVESLSEIEPIFFDEYGELEAFHTAGGTSTLPKSFPNIDTLEYKTIRYKGHADKFKLLVDLGLTNKKTIVNVNGNMVKARDVLKEVLTPQLLLGDKEDAVLLRVIVKGIKEGENTTFSYELSTKKDKLSGTTAMARATANTISVVAQMIGNNVISKRGVYPPELIVPGELYIREMATRGVDIVETVVRGEE; translated from the coding sequence ATGAAGGTTGCTGTATTGGGAGCAGGATTAATGGGAAAAGAAGCAGCTCGGGATTTAGTGAAGAGCCCTAATGTGGAAAAGGTACTATTATGTGATTTAGATGTGGGACAAGCAACGATGTTTAAAGAAAGACTACAAAACTCGAAAATAGATGTTTTAAGATTAGATGCAAATGATGATGCGAATATACTGCAAATCATGGAAAAGGTTGATGTAGTCATTAATGCATTGTTTTATTCGTTCAATGAAAAAGTAGCTAGACTAGCAGTAGATGCTGGTGTTCATTCAATCGATCTAGGTGGCCATATTGGAGGAGCAACAGATACAGTTCTATCACTTCATGAAAAGGCAAAGCAGAAAGGGATCACACTAATCCCAGATTTAGGTGTAGCACCGGGTATGATTAATATTCTTGCGGGATATGGAGCTAGTAAACTAGATGAAGTTTCAGGAATCCATTTATACGTTGGTGGAATACCAGTAAAACCAGAAGGAATTTTCGGATACAACATTGTCTTTTCATTAGAAGGTGTATTTGACCATTATACCGACCCTTCCCATGTAATCCGGGATGGTAAACTGCAAGAAGTGGAATCCCTATCAGAGATAGAGCCGATATTCTTTGATGAGTATGGTGAGTTAGAGGCATTCCATACTGCAGGTGGAACTTCGACATTACCTAAATCTTTTCCGAACATAGACACATTGGAATATAAAACGATACGTTACAAAGGGCATGCAGATAAGTTTAAATTACTTGTAGATTTAGGATTAACAAATAAAAAAACCATAGTGAATGTAAATGGAAATATGGTGAAGGCTCGCGATGTCTTAAAAGAAGTATTAACACCACAATTATTACTTGGTGATAAAGAAGATGCTGTTTTATTACGTGTAATCGTTAAAGGTATAAAAGAAGGGGAAAACACAACTTTTTCATATGAATTGTCTACGAAAAAAGATAAACTTTCCGGGACAACCGCAATGGCAAGAGCAACTGCCAATACAATTTCTGTAGTAGCACAAATGATTGGGAATAATGTTATTTCTAAACGAGGCGTATACCCACCTGAATTGATTGTCCCAGGAGAATTATATATTAGAGAAATGGCAACTCGTGGAGTTGATATTGTAGAGACCGTTGTGAGAGGTGAAGAATAA
- a CDS encoding aldehyde dehydrogenase family protein, with protein sequence MKLTNFFDGKWQDIGEEKYTAVLNPASGEQLAEVRMSTKEDVDLAVAAATKAQKKWALVPAPKRADYLYEIGRLMKEKKEHLAQVLTKEMGKVIEEGRGEVQEGIDMAFYMAGEGRRLFGETTPSELADKFAMSVRAPIGVVGLITPWNFPVAIATWKSFPAIVAGNTFIWKPATETPMMAYEMAKIFEEAGLPDGVANIVFGSGSEVGTAMIEHPDVKVISFTGSTETGSKVAELGGRHLKKVSLEMGGKNAVIVMEDADLSLAVEGILWSAFGTAGQRCTACSRVIVHKDVKKELEVKLLEQMEKLTIGDGLDESVKIGPVINKKALDKIHSYIKIGQEEGANLLVGGNVLEEGDLANGNYYAPTLFTDVKPNMRIAQEEIFGPVVSLIEVGSLEEAIEVNNGVKFGLSSSIFSKDVNKVFRAQRDLDTGIVYVNAGTTGAEIHLPFGGTKGTGNGHRDSGVAALDVYTEWKSIYVDFSGKLQRAQIDTE encoded by the coding sequence ATGAAGCTCACAAACTTTTTTGATGGGAAATGGCAAGATATTGGCGAGGAAAAATATACAGCTGTTTTAAATCCAGCGAGTGGAGAACAGTTGGCGGAAGTAAGGATGTCAACAAAAGAGGATGTAGATTTAGCTGTTGCGGCTGCTACGAAAGCACAGAAAAAATGGGCACTTGTACCAGCGCCAAAACGTGCAGATTATTTATATGAAATTGGTAGGCTAATGAAAGAAAAGAAAGAACATCTGGCACAGGTTCTAACGAAAGAGATGGGAAAAGTAATTGAAGAAGGCCGTGGGGAAGTACAAGAAGGAATAGACATGGCGTTTTATATGGCAGGGGAAGGTCGCCGGTTATTTGGAGAAACGACACCATCTGAGCTAGCAGATAAATTTGCGATGAGCGTGCGCGCACCAATTGGAGTAGTTGGACTGATTACACCTTGGAATTTTCCTGTAGCCATAGCTACGTGGAAGTCATTTCCAGCGATAGTAGCAGGAAATACTTTCATTTGGAAGCCTGCAACTGAAACACCAATGATGGCTTATGAAATGGCAAAAATATTTGAAGAGGCTGGTTTACCTGATGGGGTAGCAAATATAGTTTTTGGTTCTGGTTCGGAAGTTGGAACCGCAATGATTGAGCACCCGGATGTAAAAGTGATTTCCTTTACAGGTTCTACTGAAACAGGTAGTAAAGTAGCAGAGCTTGGAGGAAGGCATTTAAAGAAAGTGTCTCTTGAAATGGGTGGAAAAAATGCTGTTATTGTGATGGAAGATGCAGACTTGTCTCTTGCTGTAGAAGGGATTTTATGGAGTGCATTCGGAACAGCGGGTCAACGTTGCACTGCATGTAGTCGAGTAATCGTGCATAAAGATGTAAAGAAAGAATTAGAAGTTAAATTACTAGAGCAAATGGAAAAGTTGACAATTGGAGACGGCTTAGATGAATCAGTCAAAATTGGGCCAGTTATTAACAAGAAAGCGTTAGATAAAATTCATTCCTACATCAAAATTGGACAAGAAGAAGGGGCTAATCTTCTAGTTGGTGGAAATGTATTAGAAGAAGGGGACTTAGCAAACGGAAATTATTATGCTCCAACCCTTTTCACGGACGTTAAACCAAATATGAGAATAGCGCAAGAAGAAATCTTTGGTCCAGTTGTTTCACTTATTGAAGTAGGTTCTTTAGAAGAAGCGATAGAAGTTAATAACGGAGTGAAATTTGGACTCTCAAGTTCTATCTTTTCCAAAGATGTAAATAAAGTCTTCCGTGCACAGCGGGACTTAGATACGGGAATTGTTTATGTTAATGCTGGAACTACAGGAGCTGAGATCCATTTGCCGTTTGGTGGGACTAAAGGTACCGGAAACGGACACCGAGACTCAGGTGTGGCGGCATTAGATGTATATACGGAATGGAAGAGCATTTATGTAGACTTTAGTGGGAAATTGCAAAGAGCACAAATAGATACAGAATAA
- a CDS encoding TIGR00266 family protein, which yields MNNHEIDYKLYGDDMQFVEIELDPQETVVAEAGSLMMMEDGVSMETIFGDGSSSGGGGGLMGKLMGAGKRMLTGESLFMTTFTNTGSGKKHVYFASPYPGKIIPMDLSEHRGKIICQKDAFLAAAKGVSVGIEFQRKLGTGFFGGEGFIMQKLEGDGLAFIHAGGTIHKKVLQPGEVLRVDTGCLVAMTSEVDYNIEMVKGVKTALFGGEGLFFATLRGPGTVWIQSLPFSRLASRVFAAAPQTPGGGSPGEGSIAGGLFDLLGGK from the coding sequence ATGAACAATCACGAAATAGATTACAAATTATACGGAGACGATATGCAATTTGTAGAAATTGAACTAGACCCTCAAGAAACAGTAGTTGCAGAAGCCGGCAGTTTAATGATGATGGAAGACGGCGTTTCCATGGAGACAATCTTTGGTGACGGCTCCAGCTCTGGTGGCGGCGGTGGTCTAATGGGCAAATTAATGGGTGCAGGTAAACGTATGCTTACAGGTGAAAGTTTATTCATGACAACCTTTACGAATACAGGCAGCGGAAAGAAACATGTTTACTTTGCTTCTCCATACCCAGGTAAGATCATTCCAATGGATTTAAGCGAACATAGAGGAAAAATAATTTGTCAAAAAGATGCTTTTCTTGCAGCAGCAAAAGGTGTTTCTGTAGGGATTGAGTTTCAACGAAAATTAGGAACTGGATTCTTCGGTGGTGAAGGTTTCATCATGCAAAAGCTTGAAGGTGATGGGCTTGCATTCATTCATGCTGGCGGAACAATCCATAAAAAAGTTTTACAGCCAGGAGAGGTTTTACGAGTAGATACTGGATGCCTAGTAGCTATGACTTCTGAAGTGGATTACAATATCGAAATGGTTAAAGGTGTAAAAACGGCTCTATTTGGTGGCGAAGGGCTATTTTTTGCAACACTTCGTGGACCAGGTACAGTGTGGATTCAATCCTTACCATTTAGCCGTTTAGCAAGCCGAGTGTTTGCAGCTGCTCCTCAAACTCCAGGTGGAGGCTCACCAGGTGAAGGAAGTATTGCTGGAGGACTGTTCGATCTTTTAGGCGGAAAATAA
- a CDS encoding helix-turn-helix domain-containing protein — MTIIINIDVMLAKRKMSVTELSERVGITMANLSILKNGKAKAIRLSTLEAICKALDCQPGDLLEYRSDEDTLK; from the coding sequence ATGACAATAATAATTAATATTGATGTGATGCTGGCTAAAAGGAAAATGAGCGTAACAGAACTTTCGGAGAGGGTTGGAATAACAATGGCTAACCTTTCTATATTGAAAAATGGAAAGGCAAAAGCGATTCGACTATCCACGTTAGAAGCAATTTGTAAGGCTTTAGACTGTCAGCCGGGAGATCTTTTAGAATACAGAAGTGACGAGGACACTCTAAAATAA
- a CDS encoding DUF2975 domain-containing protein translates to MKRSSTLFLKVAVIFIGIPVLALCLFLLPQIANEANEAAERGSDLAYVVYGILMVMYVSAIPFYIALYQSFNLLSYIDKNKAFSKLSVRALKKIKNCAITISGLYTIALPFVFILAEIDDAPGLVLIGMVMIFAPMVIAVFAAVLQRLLQEAIDIKSENDLIV, encoded by the coding sequence ATGAAACGAAGTTCAACACTCTTTTTAAAGGTAGCTGTTATTTTTATTGGCATTCCGGTTCTTGCTTTGTGTCTATTTTTGTTGCCTCAGATAGCGAATGAAGCAAATGAAGCAGCAGAACGAGGTTCAGATTTAGCTTATGTAGTATATGGCATTTTAATGGTTATGTATGTTTCGGCGATCCCATTTTACATTGCTTTATATCAATCTTTTAACCTTTTAAGCTATATTGACAAGAACAAAGCTTTCTCGAAATTATCTGTAAGAGCTCTAAAGAAAATCAAAAACTGTGCTATCACAATCAGTGGCTTGTATACGATAGCCTTACCATTCGTATTTATCCTAGCGGAGATAGATGACGCACCAGGTCTCGTACTAATCGGAATGGTCATGATTTTTGCTCCAATGGTGATTGCTGTTTTTGCGGCCGTTCTTCAAAGACTTTTACAAGAAGCCATCGATATAAAATCAGAGAACGACTTAATAGTCTGA
- a CDS encoding ABC transporter substrate-binding protein produces the protein MKKSILAILIAFVLVLAGCVNTKSDVADKANDNKDANTDQSKVEIELLGMSTGEADMNIVRDQLIKNGFDVKLNIQPDYGSFTAQKDAGNYDLALSSWTTVTGNPDYAVRSLFKSDGDNSIMSDEEVDKLIDQASTETEEEFTETYKQLEQRLVLDKAYIAPLYNSFKAQGVNKEILNADTVRLATSRAIAWETIDFTDTSKRATQPLIMQQAIGTLTSLDPIKGNDGSINTLNTNMYVRLVNLTDDDKVVSDGSLSLNHAIAEGNESYYFLLRDDINFAAVTDKKAVDTGERVGADDVVFSLNRAKDKNSVPDHRTYSLHESMKDIQVVTDLSELDVKQSGSDVTVREALEEGLDAKITELVEDKNTADNAAGKYQVVKITTVNPFPQVLNYLAHQSAGIVSKKQVESINTYDVATFDVNKDIPYGDQNTVTEGDKYNNTLYASGPYILSHKNDYEAIFLKNPAYMAGTENEAKISNVTVRFIQDPDSALSALRNGEIHIFNGVPETKYDLVEGDSKLTLQKSDSNAVSYLLFNTKNREVSDSEDLRKAILYSINQDEILNYYQGNKKKAVSTVSPLVDTGNELVADPAKAKEFLDAYKASK, from the coding sequence ATGAAGAAAAGTATATTAGCTATCCTGATTGCTTTTGTTTTGGTTTTAGCAGGATGTGTAAATACGAAATCGGATGTTGCCGATAAAGCAAATGATAATAAAGACGCTAACACAGATCAAAGTAAGGTAGAAATTGAACTTTTAGGCATGAGTACAGGTGAAGCGGATATGAACATCGTCCGTGACCAACTGATTAAAAATGGTTTTGATGTGAAGTTAAATATTCAACCTGATTACGGTAGCTTTACTGCACAAAAAGATGCAGGAAACTATGACTTAGCTTTATCTAGCTGGACAACGGTTACAGGAAACCCTGACTACGCAGTTCGTTCGCTGTTCAAATCAGATGGAGATAACAGTATTATGTCTGATGAAGAAGTGGATAAATTAATTGATCAAGCAAGTACAGAAACAGAAGAGGAATTTACCGAAACATATAAACAATTAGAGCAACGTCTTGTTTTGGATAAAGCATATATTGCACCGCTTTATAATTCTTTCAAAGCTCAAGGTGTAAATAAAGAAATCTTAAATGCAGATACAGTAAGACTTGCAACTTCACGTGCAATTGCATGGGAAACGATTGATTTTACAGACACTTCAAAAAGAGCAACACAACCATTAATTATGCAACAAGCAATCGGGACTTTAACTTCTTTAGATCCGATTAAAGGTAATGATGGATCTATCAATACGCTAAATACTAATATGTATGTAAGACTTGTTAATTTAACTGATGACGATAAAGTGGTTTCAGATGGTTCTTTATCACTTAATCACGCAATCGCAGAAGGTAATGAATCATATTACTTCCTTCTTCGTGATGATATAAACTTTGCTGCTGTTACAGATAAAAAAGCAGTTGACACTGGGGAACGCGTAGGAGCAGATGATGTTGTATTCTCTTTAAACCGTGCAAAGGATAAAAACTCAGTTCCAGATCACCGCACATATAGCTTGCATGAAAGTATGAAAGACATTCAAGTAGTAACTGACTTATCAGAGCTTGATGTTAAACAATCTGGAAGCGATGTTACTGTAAGAGAAGCGCTTGAAGAAGGCTTAGACGCTAAAATTACCGAATTGGTAGAAGACAAAAATACTGCAGATAATGCGGCAGGCAAATATCAAGTGGTGAAAATTACAACAGTAAATCCATTCCCACAAGTACTAAATTATTTAGCTCACCAATCTGCAGGAATTGTTTCTAAAAAACAAGTAGAAAGCATTAATACTTATGATGTGGCAACATTTGATGTAAATAAAGATATTCCTTACGGAGATCAAAATACAGTTACAGAAGGCGACAAATATAACAATACGTTATATGCAAGCGGTCCGTACATCTTATCTCATAAAAATGACTACGAAGCAATATTCTTGAAAAACCCAGCTTATATGGCAGGTACTGAAAATGAAGCTAAAATTTCAAATGTAACTGTACGTTTCATTCAAGATCCTGACAGCGCACTTTCCGCATTACGTAATGGAGAAATTCATATTTTCAATGGTGTTCCAGAAACAAAGTATGATTTAGTAGAAGGAGATAGTAAATTAACCCTTCAAAAAAGTGATAGTAATGCCGTATCTTATTTGTTATTTAATACAAAAAATCGTGAAGTATCCGATAGCGAAGACCTACGAAAAGCTATTCTTTATTCAATTAACCAAGATGAAATTTTAAATTACTACCAAGGAAACAAAAAGAAAGCAGTTTCCACTGTAAGTCCACTTGTTGATACTGGAAATGAGCTAGTAGCAGATCCAGCAAAAGCAAAAGAATTCTTAGATGCATATAAAGCAAGCAAATAA